The genomic interval GCCCGCGCTCCTGATCGCGGCAGCCACCTGCGCGGTCGGCATCCGGCGCGGCCACGCGGCGATGGAGACGTTCTGCCTGCTGGCCGAGTCCGTGGTCGATCTTCACGGGCGTGATCTGGCTTCCGCACTCGGATTCCCCCACGCGGGCCCACTGCGCCCAGGCGTCGGACGGAACGTCACCATCCAGCTGCGCAAGGACGTGTGAGCGGACCCGCTGCGCGGCCTCCGCGCTCATTCCCTCCAGCAGGGCCTCGAAGGCCCCGGCGTCACACCACTGCCGGAAACGGTTGTGGACGGTCGGCCAGGCGCCGAACTCCGCCGGCATCACGAGGTGGATCTGTCCCTCGGTGCCGACTCCCGCTTCATCGCTGGGCGGTTCTCGCTCCGATGCCTGCGGCAATGGAATCCGAGCGATGCTTCCTCAGCACATGGTGACCCACTCGACCAGTGCGTGCGGAAGGTCGAGTGCGGCAGGACGGGCAACCAACAGGCCTCTCTGCCGGTGGGTTGAGACTTCGAGCACCCCCCTCAACGGCACGGGGGCCTTGTCCGTCGCGGCCTCACCTCGACCTCACGGGCGTCACCCGATCAGTGGCCACGCTGAAAACGCGCACTGAGCCTCACACCAGGCCCTATCGAGCACGGCTTCACCGAGAGGCGGTAAAGAAAGGAGCCCCCTCAAGCCGTACTCGACCCACCGTCACCTGCAGAAACGAGCATCTGACACCTCAGCAGAACGTGCGTCGGAAGGGCCCAACGCGCGTCGAATATGCGTCGATATATCGCCGTAACGCCCACAGCGCACATAACGCACACCACTCAAACCTGCAGGTCAGGCGGCCTTTGCGACAGGTTCAACGCCACGCACTCCACATGGCGCGTCATCCGAAAGATGTCAGCCTGCGCCCACCACAAGAAAGAGCAGGTCAGAAGGGGGGCTCCGACTCCCCGTGTCACCCGTTGGCCCCCGGAACGTCAAACGAGCGTCACGGTTGACGGCCCGGAGATGCCGGGAGAGTCGCCGACCCGGTCGCGTCGCAGCCGAGGAGGCCGTCCGCGCAGGATCATGGGCAACCGTCCCTATCGCGACGTCGGTCCGGGCGCGACCGAGTGGGACGAGGGCAGCAGGACCCCGCATCCCTGGCTCATCCGGGCAGGTCGGGATGAGCGACAGGCTGGTATACCGGCTCACCCCGGGAATCGTTCCATTCGCTCTCCGTGGTGTCGTCCTCGAAGAGGATCGCGTGGACGCGTCGCAGCACGTCGAGGTGGGCGCGGTTGTAGTACTCGACCAGCGCGTGCACGACGACCGACTCGGCGACCGCTGCCTCCCTGTGCGAGGACGAACCCAGGTCGGCCAGGCCGGGGTGGTCCCTGTGCTGTTGGCGGACATCGGGCGCCATTCGTTCCGCCAGCCGCTGCCGCACTTCGTCGGGGGCGTCCTCGTCGAGTGCCGCGAATTCCGCTTCGAGATCCCCGCGAGGTCCCGCGAGCTGTTCTTGGAGGGCTGCCATCGCCACGGGTGTGAGGATGCTGGAGTAGGCCATGAGGAGGGACCGCTGGGTCTCGGGCAGGTCGTCGGCGAGCGTCTGGAAGTCCTGGGGCATGTCGAGCGCGGCCCGGTTCTCCAAGACGGCCGCCAGTTCCCGCCGCATCCGCTGCCGGCGTTCGATGTCCGCCGCGAGTTCGGCGTCCAGGTCCCGGAGGATCTGCCGCGCCTCCTCGTCGCCGCTCTCGATCGAGGGGACGTCCCCGAGGGCCACGCCGAGGTCGGTCAGTCTGCGGATGCGCAGCAGGCGGACCAGATGGCTGACCTCGTACCGTTTGTAGCCGTTGGACGCCCGTTCCGGCTCTTCCAGCAAGCCGATCTCGTGGTAGTGCCGCACGGTCTTGGTCGTCGTGCCCGCGAGTCCCGCCAGCTGACGCGTACTCCACGCCACCAGAAGCCCCTCCTCCAGCATTCTCCCCGACACCCATTCAAGACCGTGCCCCCGGGGCACGGTCAACCACCGGCCGGTTCCACGTCGGCCCTTGTTGACCCTGCCCCAAGGGCACGGAGTGGAATGGTCGCGACCACGACCACGAACCGGTATGCGGAGACTGGACATGAAACGACAAGGCAGTGCAGGTCAGAGCCTGGCCCTCTTGGTGGTACTCAGCCTGGGCGGCTCACTGGCCGCGGTGCCCGCCGCCGCCGATGAGCCCAGAACGCCGCAGGTGGAGTGGGGCCAGTGCCCCGACGACGTCGTGGCCGAAGCCGCTCCGACCGAGCTGCGGTGCGCCACCGTACCCGTCCCGCTGGACTACGCCGACCCGCAGGGCACGCAGATCGACCTCACCGTCTCCCGGCTGGCCGCCGCCGACCCGGACAAGCGGCGCGGCCTCCTCATGCTCAACCCGGGCGGCCCCGGAGGGTCCGGGCTGGCGCTGTCGGCGCTGCTGGTGGCCCAGGGCCTGCCCAGCAGCGTCACCGACCGCTACGACCTGATCGGCATGGACACCCGCGGCATCGGCCGTTCCACACCGGTCAGCTGCGGCTTCACCACGGACAGCCCCTACTACTCCAACATCCCGCCCTACGCGGTCGACGACGCCGCGGTCACCGCACAGGCGGAAATCGCCGAGCAGGCGGCCGAGCAGTGCGCGGACAACGACGACGGCATGCTGCGCCACCTCACCACGGCGAACACCGCCCGCGACCTGGACCGGATCCGGGCCGCGCTCAACGAGGAGAAGACCAGTTACCTGGGCTACTCCTACGGCACGGCACTCGGCGCCGCCTACGCGTCGATGTTCCCCGAGCGCGCCGACCGGATCGTGCTCGACAGCAACATCGGAGACACCCACCTCGACCGCGACGGCCTGCGCCGCTACGCGCTCGGCATGGAACAGACCCTGCCGGACTTCGCGAAGTGGGCCGCCCGTCGGCACGACAGCTACGGACTGGGCCGCACCCTCGAACAGGTACGGGCGTCCTACCTCACCATCGCCGGCACACTCGACGACGCTCCGGTCGCGGGGATCGACGGCAGCCTCTTCCGGCTCCTGACGTTCGGCCACCTGTTCAAGCAGTCGCAGTACCCCAAGCTGGCGCAGACCTGGCAGGCGCTGCTCGAAGGTGACGAGGCGGCGGCCCGCGGCCTGGCTGCCGTCCCCAAGGGATCGGCGGACGGGGCGTTGTCGCCGAACGACAACGCCCTGACGGTGTTCCTCTCCGTCACCTGCAACGACGTCGAGTGGCCCGAGGACGTCAACACCTACCGGCAGGGCGTCGCCGAGGACCGCGAACGCTACCCGCTGTTCGGCGCCGCCACCGCCAACATCACACCGTGCGCCTTCTGGCCGTACACCCCCGCCGAACCGCCGGTGAAGATCGACGCCGAGGGTCCGCGCAACGTGCTGCTCCTGCAGAACCGATGGGACGCGTCGACCCCGCACCGGGGCGGGAAGTTGCTGCGCGAGAAGTTCGGCGACCGGGCGCGGCTGGTCACTGTCGACGACAGCGGGCACGGCGTGTACGTCCTGGGCAAGAACTCCTGCGCGCTGAACACCGCCACGGGCTACCTCGTCGGGGGCGAGATGCCCACGAAGGACACGTTCTGCCGCGCGGACTGACCTTCCCCGGAGGCCGTCACCGTGGGTCGCCCGTAGCGGACAGAAGTGTGTGCAGACGCCGCATCACG from Streptomyces sp. CA-278952 carries:
- a CDS encoding alpha/beta hydrolase, which produces MKRQGSAGQSLALLVVLSLGGSLAAVPAAADEPRTPQVEWGQCPDDVVAEAAPTELRCATVPVPLDYADPQGTQIDLTVSRLAAADPDKRRGLLMLNPGGPGGSGLALSALLVAQGLPSSVTDRYDLIGMDTRGIGRSTPVSCGFTTDSPYYSNIPPYAVDDAAVTAQAEIAEQAAEQCADNDDGMLRHLTTANTARDLDRIRAALNEEKTSYLGYSYGTALGAAYASMFPERADRIVLDSNIGDTHLDRDGLRRYALGMEQTLPDFAKWAARRHDSYGLGRTLEQVRASYLTIAGTLDDAPVAGIDGSLFRLLTFGHLFKQSQYPKLAQTWQALLEGDEAAARGLAAVPKGSADGALSPNDNALTVFLSVTCNDVEWPEDVNTYRQGVAEDRERYPLFGAATANITPCAFWPYTPAEPPVKIDAEGPRNVLLLQNRWDASTPHRGGKLLREKFGDRARLVTVDDSGHGVYVLGKNSCALNTATGYLVGGEMPTKDTFCRAD
- a CDS encoding helix-turn-helix domain-containing protein; amino-acid sequence: MAWSTRQLAGLAGTTTKTVRHYHEIGLLEEPERASNGYKRYEVSHLVRLLRIRRLTDLGVALGDVPSIESGDEEARQILRDLDAELAADIERRQRMRRELAAVLENRAALDMPQDFQTLADDLPETQRSLLMAYSSILTPVAMAALQEQLAGPRGDLEAEFAALDEDAPDEVRQRLAERMAPDVRQQHRDHPGLADLGSSSHREAAVAESVVVHALVEYYNRAHLDVLRRVHAILFEDDTTESEWNDSRGEPVYQPVAHPDLPG